The DNA sequence ATCCGGGGCGATCATTTTTGGCAAATTCAAGACCGCGCAGCCATTTTGCGCCTTTCCAAAGATAGGGAGTTTGGATGTCTTCCCGCTGGGGGATATGCCCAACCACGCCCCGCAGTGGATAGCCATGCTCGGGGGTGAGAGCTTCGCCATCGAAGTGGGTGGCTAACAAGAAATTATCTTGCAGCATAATTTCCAGCGGCAGATTGGTGGTATATCCATGTTCGGCGTGTTGAATTATATACGCGGCCTCCGCTGTGGGTTGAATGAAACCCTCATCAATCAGCGTGCGCAATGAGACCCCTTCCCACATGGTATCGAACTTGCTCCAACGCGTCACACAATGGATGTCCATTTTGAGCGTGGTGCGCGGCAGTTTCAAAAATTGATCCCAACTCCAAACAACCGTATTCTCGACTTCGCCCCAAACGCGAAAATCCCAAGCCGCAGGCTCAAAAGCAGGCACCGGCCCGTAATGCAGCACAGGGAATTTTTGCGTCAACGCTTGGCCCGGCGGTAAACGTCCTTCGCTGCTTATACGCGCTTCATCTTCACGGCGAGAATCAAACGATTGAAACATACCAAAACCTCCAAAAGATTGTGCAGATTATATCAAACCAACCCGATTTAACTGGCAGATAACCATTAGCCCTTTAGTACTACACTAAAATTCAGGTTTCGCGTTCAGGGGAAAGCTTCCCCGTTGACAATTCACAATAATATTATATAATATTATTTATTGCAAATATTCGCAACAGAGAAGATTATTATGTCGCATTGCAACACCCTGATCGATACCCTGCGCCAGCGCAACTACCGCATCACCCCACAGCGGGAGATGATTATTCAGGTCATCGCCCACAGTGAGCAACACATGACTGCCGAAGATGTACTCACCAAGCTGCGCCAGCACACTCAGGCCATCAATCTGGCAACTGTCTATCGAACACTAGAAACGCTCTGGGAAGAAGGTATGGCCTGCCGCAACGATCTCGGCGAAGGCAAAATAGTCTTCTCGGTTCGCAAGCATGGCCCGCATATTCATTTGGTATGCCGCCACTGCAACCACGTGATTGAGGCCGATTATGCTTTACTCAATCCCCTCGAAACCAATTTGCTAAACCAATACAACTTCACCGCCGACCTGCAGCATCTGTCGATTTTTGGCGTCTGTGAAAATTGCCCGTAGAATAAATTAACA is a window from the Chloroflexota bacterium genome containing:
- a CDS encoding sulfite oxidase-like oxidoreductase, yielding MFQSFDSRREDEARISSEGRLPPGQALTQKFPVLHYGPVPAFEPAAWDFRVWGEVENTVVWSWDQFLKLPRTTLKMDIHCVTRWSKFDTMWEGVSLRTLIDEGFIQPTAEAAYIIQHAEHGYTTNLPLEIMLQDNFLLATHFDGEALTPEHGYPLRGVVGHIPQREDIQTPYLWKGAKWLRGLEFAKNDRPGFWERAGYHNDADVWDEERFA
- a CDS encoding transcriptional repressor codes for the protein MSHCNTLIDTLRQRNYRITPQREMIIQVIAHSEQHMTAEDVLTKLRQHTQAINLATVYRTLETLWEEGMACRNDLGEGKIVFSVRKHGPHIHLVCRHCNHVIEADYALLNPLETNLLNQYNFTADLQHLSIFGVCENCP